From one Planococcus citri chromosome 3, ihPlaCitr1.1, whole genome shotgun sequence genomic stretch:
- the LOC135840998 gene encoding metabotropic glutamate receptor 1-like, which translates to MVHALDKVDPDNPYYRMFAAFKIDEVKFEFLNEELSFRNYKGLLDREKFDIHKFKTTGDHSSGDFIKIGEYLKVGFWSDEDQMQIKGKINIDDTHFKYSTNYPKQTCSKQCSAGHFRKPRINRCCWECVACNDSKVSNGETTSCKKCALDTVPDQNKSACIPITEILPLPTNWNDSQNLISIGMSSFSIILTMIVIWVFVKYQNTPAIKSTTRELCYVMFAGIILVNASLFISAVNLNFRTADTKILLAVGFTMIYAALLVKTNRIARILVTSKHKFANMNPKYVSLKTQILITSILIGIEVVICWFAVKFHDPDPDMRGSDLVLRRFYLDGVFFIKIFAFVALLILFCTYYAFKTRNLPENFNETKCIGFAMYTTVLTAVAFSMVYFATDSSNKILAMNLCASINTLTILIFLFSPKLYIILWKPERNTRAYFSPVKSGIRSYIGNASRSKSRKPQNQCYSLETSLSQSSSHDAVENSKEYDRNVIEKTIKEIAIQLKELNLDASKEEIKTDDLQLYEMIDDLQKAYEKIEKIKLKHKVGVNRV; encoded by the exons ATGGTCCATGCTCTGGATAAAGTAGATCCCGATAATCCTTATTACCGGATGTTTGCA GCTTTCAAAATCGATgaagtcaaatttgaatttttaaacgaagAATTGAGCTTTAGAAACTACAAAGGTCTACTCGACAGAGAAAA ATTTGATATACACAAATTTAAAACAACAGGAGATCACTCGTCGGGTGACTTCATCAAGATCGGAGAATATTTGAAAGTTGGTTTTTGGAGTGATGAAGATCAAATgcaaataaaaggaaaaataaacaTAGATGACACGCATTTCAAGTATTCAACTAATTATCCGAAACAGACATGTAGTAAACAATGTTCTGCGGGACACTTCAGG AAACCACGGATCAACAGATGCTGTTGGGAATGCGTTGCCTGTAATGATTCTAAAGTATCAAATGGTGAAACTACTTCGTGCAAGAAATGCGCATTAGATACAGTTCCAGATCAAAACAAAAGTG CCTGTATACCAATAACAGAGATTCTTCCGCTACCAACTAATTGGAACGATAGCCAGAATTTAATATCAATTGGAATGtcttcattttcaatcataTTGACGATGATTGTAATATGGGTATTTGTCAAGTATCAAAATACTCCGGCTATCAAGTCAACCACCAGAGAGCTATGTTACGTAATGTTCGCGGGAATTATTCTGGTAAACGCTTCACTCTTTATTTCGGCAGTGAATTTGAACTTCAGAACAGCAGATACAAAAATTTTACTAGCAGTTGGATTCACAATGATATACGCCGCTCTGCTAGTGAAAACCAATCGCATCGCACGCATATTGGTCACATCCAAACATAAATTTGCCAACATGAACCCTAAATATGTGTCGCTGAAAACTCAG attttaataACTTCAATATTGATCGGAATAGAAGTAGTAATATGCTGGTTCGCAGTGAAATTTCATGATCCAGATCCAGACATGAGAGGAAGTGACCTCGTTTTGAGAAGGTTTTATTTGGAcggtgtatttttcatcaagatattTGCTTTTGTTGCATTATTGATATTGTTTTGCACTTATTACGCGTTCAAAACACGAAACCTTCCAGAAAATTTTAACGAGACTAAATGCATTGGTTTCGCAATGTACACCACGGTACTAACAGCAGTAGCATTCAGCATGGTATATTTTGCTACCGATTCGAGTAATAAA aTACTGGCGATGAACTTATGCGCTTCGATCAACACcctgacaattttgattttcttgttttCACCGAAATTGTATATCATCTTGTGGAAGCCTGAGAGGAATACTAGAGCCTACTTTTCACCTGTTAAATCCGGTATTCGAAGTTACATTGGTAATGCATCGCGTTCCAAATCACGCAAACCACAAAATCAGTGTTACTC GCTTGAAACCTCACTGTCACAATCCAGCTCCCATGATGCAGTAGAAAATTCAAAGGAATATGATCGAAATGTCATCGAAAAAACAATCAAAGAAATTGCCATTCAACTGAAAGAATTAAATCTAG atGCATCGAAGGAGGAAATCAAGACAGACGATTTACAACTTTATGAAATGATAGATGATCTACAAAAAGCATATGAAAAG atcgagaaaataaaactgaaacatAAAGTGGGCGTGAATCGAGTATAA